A stretch of DNA from Candidatus Hydrogenedens sp.:
TCTCACGAACTACCACAAAATCAATCTCTTTCGGGCCCTTATCCTTGATAGGTGTATATACATTAGGATATAACTTTACAGGGCGAAGGTTAATATATTGATCCAACTCAAAACGCAACCGAAGTAAAATGCCTTTTTCTAAGATGCCCGGCTTGACATCCGGATGGCCAATAGCACCTAAATAAATTGCATCATATTTCTTTAACTCATCTACCGCTGAATCAGGAAGTACTTCACCCGTCTTCAAATATCTATCACCACCAAAATCATATTCGACCGTATCTATTGTAAACCCTAACTTTTGAGCCACTGCATTCAAAACTTTTACACCTTCTCTTAATACTTCTGGACCAGTACCATCACCCGGTAACAATGCAATCCGATACTTTGCCATATACAAATCTCCTGTTAATAAAATTTTGGAAATTAACGAAACACTATAAAGTCAAGAAACACGCTTTTTATAAGAGATGTATTTTAACATAAATACTTATGTTAATTCACTTTCTTGTCCAGAAAATAAACAATTTCCAATTAGTTAGACAGTATTTGCTCAGAAAGACAAAATAAAAATCATTTCTTATTAAAATTGTAATATATGTGGCTAAACAAATAGTTCCCTCTCAAATCAAATATTTAATGTGTCTATACTTACTTGCTTGTATGGATTTTTAGTATGTAAAAATGATATGCTTTTTAGATATTTAGAGGTTGGTTTGAAAACAAATTAAATAGAATCATAAGGAGTAAAACTATGGCAAAATTAGCAATTTTTGGTGGTAAACCCGTCCGTTCGAAAAATCAGAAGTTAGCAACATGGCCTATCAGTGATAAAAAAGATGCAGAACTGCTCAAGAAAATAACATTGTCAAATCGCTGGTCTTTCGATGGTGAGTATGAATGGAAATTTGCTGAAGCATTCACCAAATATCAAGGAGCAAACTATGGACTTTGCTGTGCCAATGGAACTGTGGGCATTCAATTGGCTCTCGAAGCTTTAGATATCGGTGCGTATGATGAAGTGATCGTTCCAGGAATGACATGGCAAGCAACAGCCGCCGCATGTTTAGATGTAAATGCAATTCCTGTGTTAACAGATATCGAACCCGATTCATGGAATTTGGACTTAGATGCCGTTGAAGCAAATATCACACCAAAAACAAAAGCGATTATTGTTGTTCATCTTTACGGTTCAACAACAGATTTAGACCGTTTACAAAAAATATGTAAAAAACATAATGTGTTCCTGATAGAAGATTGTGCCCATCAACATGGAACATTCTGGAAGGGAAAAGGTGTCGGCTCAATCGGCGATGTAAGCTCCTGGAGTTTTCAGGAATCAAAAGTATTATCCTGTGGTGAAGGTGGTTTTAATATGTGCAAAACCAAAGACCTGTTCTATAAGATATACAGTTTAAGAAATTGTGGTAGACCCTATCCTGCATCCCCTGCCGTTTTTGGACTAAAAAAACCCGTAGGTATGGATAAAACCTTACAATCAGGCAATTTCCGTCTGACAGAATGGCAAGCAGCAATACTATTAGGTGGACTCTCCCGTCTGGACAAACAAGTAAAATTCCGCGATGCAAATGCCATCTACTTAAATTCGCTTTTGGCAAAAATTCCAGGGATAAAACCGATGATACGAAGACCACAAATCACTCAGCAAAGTTATTTCAATTTTGCGTTTCGGATAGACCCAGATGAATTAAAAGTTACAAATGCTCAGTTCTGCACCGCATTAAATGCCGAGTTAAGCGTTGGCGATGCGTTTGAACCACCATATGAACCATTAAATGCATGCGGGCTATATAAACCTCTTACGAAAAAACGGTATCGCCTCAATGATGAGTACTGGAAGGCAATAGACCCGAAACGGTTTAATTTACCCGTTTGTACCGAAGCCCATACCCGTAGTGGAATTGTCGTGCATCATGTTATGCTTATGAATCCACGCTCTGTAATGGATCAGGTAGCGGAGGCGGTTAAGAAGGTCGTTGATAATATCTCCGAAGTACGCAAAATTAAAGCTGGCGGTGGAAGAAAATATAGACCATTGGCAGTATAAGCAGTTGGAAATATTAAGAGATAAATTTACGTTACATACTTAATGTTTGATATAAGGGAGCTCTTTTATATGGAGAATGTTGTTATTTTAGGTGCGGGTCCTGCTGGATGTACCGCAGCACTCTATACAGCCCGTGCAGATTTAACCCCGCTTGTACTGGAAGGTGAACCAAGTGGAGATATTCTCCCTGGTGGTCAATTAATGACTACGACCGAGGTTGAAAATTTCCCTGGCTATCCTGAGGGTGTATCAGGCCAACAACTAATGGCGGACCTGAAAAGACAAGCGGAACGATTCGGTGCAAGATTCGAATACAAGACAGCAACCGCTGTTGATCTGAGTAAACATCCCTTTGTAGTGTTTGTTGGCAATGAAATAATTGAAACAAAATCAATTATTATTGCCACAGGTGCAAGTGCTAAATATTTAGGATTACCTGCTGAACAAAAATATTTAAATCGTGGTG
This window harbors:
- a CDS encoding DegT/DnrJ/EryC1/StrS family aminotransferase, which produces MAKLAIFGGKPVRSKNQKLATWPISDKKDAELLKKITLSNRWSFDGEYEWKFAEAFTKYQGANYGLCCANGTVGIQLALEALDIGAYDEVIVPGMTWQATAAACLDVNAIPVLTDIEPDSWNLDLDAVEANITPKTKAIIVVHLYGSTTDLDRLQKICKKHNVFLIEDCAHQHGTFWKGKGVGSIGDVSSWSFQESKVLSCGEGGFNMCKTKDLFYKIYSLRNCGRPYPASPAVFGLKKPVGMDKTLQSGNFRLTEWQAAILLGGLSRLDKQVKFRDANAIYLNSLLAKIPGIKPMIRRPQITQQSYFNFAFRIDPDELKVTNAQFCTALNAELSVGDAFEPPYEPLNACGLYKPLTKKRYRLNDEYWKAIDPKRFNLPVCTEAHTRSGIVVHHVMLMNPRSVMDQVAEAVKKVVDNISEVRKIKAGGGRKYRPLAV